One Dromiciops gliroides isolate mDroGli1 chromosome 3, mDroGli1.pri, whole genome shotgun sequence DNA segment encodes these proteins:
- the LOC122747920 gene encoding olfactory receptor 2AT4-like, whose product MNAFTCNNSDGSPTSFYLMGIPSLPKSLFLPVFFIFLILYLLVITGNSLILVAVVIDSNLHKPMYFFLTNLSALDILFTTTTIPRMLSLFLLGDQILSFPACFLQMYFFHGFSCSEAFILVVMAYDRYEAICHPLHYSVRMTPQVNTRMAAGAWLAALLLPIPAVVQSSQMAFGTLVQVFHCFCDHLAVVQASCSDPTFQTFLGFCCAMAVSFMPLLLVVLSYAHILVSILKISSKEGRAKAFSTCTSHLLVVGTYYTSIAVAYVAYRADLPVDFHIMGNVVYAILTPVVNPLIYTLRNKDVKAAITKFVSHWSRVYH is encoded by the coding sequence ATGAATGCATTTACCTGTAACAACTCAGATGGCTCTCCCACCTCCTTTTatctgatgggcatcccctccctcccaaagtccctcttcctccctgtcttcttcatcttcctcatcctctATCTCCTTGTCATCACTGGAAACTCTTTGATCCTGGTGGCTGTAGTGATTGACTCCAACCTTCACAAACCCATGTATTTTTTCCTGACCAACCTCTCAGCCCTGGACATCCTCTTTACCACAACCACCATCCCCAGGATGCTCTCCCTTTTCCTGCTAGGTGACCAAATCCTCTCCTTCCCAGCATGCTTCCTGCAAATGTACTTTTTCCATGGCTTCTCCTGCTCTGAAGCCTTTATCCTGGTGGTCATGGCCTATGACCGCTATGAAGCTATCTGCCACCCATTGCACTATTCAGTCCGAATGACCCCACAGGTCAATACCAGGATGGCAGCTGGTGCCTGGCTAGCTGCCCTCTTGCTGCCCATCCCAGCTGTGGTCCAGTCATCCCAGATGGCCTTTGGCACCCTGGTCCAGGTCTTCCACTGCTTCTGTGATCACTTGGCAGTGGTGCAGGCTTCCTGCTCAGACCCCACCTTCCAGACATTCCTGGGTTTCTGCTGTGCCATGGCTGTCTCCTTCATGCCCTTGCTCCTGGTTGTCCTATCCTACGCTCACATCCTTGTCTCCATCTTGAAGATCAGCTCCAAGGAGGGCCGGGCAAAAGCCTTCTCCACCTGCACATCCCATCTCCTTGTTGTTGGCACCTACTATACATCCATTGCTGTGGCCTATGTGGCCTACAGGGCTGACCTTCCTGTTGACTTCCACATCATGGGTAATGTGGTATATGCCATCCTCACACCTGTGGTGAACCCTCTTATCTATACCCTGAGGAACAAGGATGTCAAAGCAGCCATCACCAAATTTGTGAGCCATTGGAGTAGAGTTTACCATTAA
- the LOC122747921 gene encoding olfactory receptor 2AT4-like, protein MDTSACNSSDDSPTSFYLMGIPSLPKSLFLPVFFIFLILYLLVITGNSLILVAVVIDSNLHKPMYFFLTNLAVLDILFTTTTIPRMLSLFLLGDRILSFPARFLQMYFFHGFYCSEAFILVVMAYDHYEAICHPLHYSVRMTPQVNARLAAGAWLAALLLPIPAVVQSSQMAFGTLVQVFHCFCDHLAVVQASCSDPTFQTFLGFCCAMAVSFMPLFLVVLSYSHILVSILKISSKEGQEKAFSTCTSHLLVVGTYYTSIAVAYVAYRADLPVDFHIIGNVVCAILTPVVNPLIYTLRNKDVKAAITKFIIPWKRRL, encoded by the coding sequence ATGGATACAAGTGCCTGTAACAGTTCAGATGACTCCCCCACTTCCTTTTatctgatgggcatcccctccctcccaaagtccctcttcctccctgtcttcttcatcttcctcatcctctATCTCCTTGTCATCACTGGAAACTCTTTGATCCTGGTGGCTGTAGTGATTGACTCCAACCTTCACAAGCCCATGTATTTCTTCTTAACCAACCTTGCAGTCCTGGACATCCTCTTTACCACAACCACCATCCCCAGGATGCTCTCCCTTTTCCTGCTAGGTGACCGAATCCTCTCCTTCCCAGCACGCTTCCTGCAAATGTACTTTTTCCATGGCTTCTACTGCTCTGAAGCCTTTATCCTGGTGGTCATGGCCTATGACCACTATGAAGCTATCTGCCACCCATTGCACTATTCAGTCCGAATGACCCCACAGGTCAATGCCAGGCTGGCAGCTGGTGCCTGGCTAGCTGCCCTCTTGCTGCCCATCCCAGCTGTGGTCCAGTCATCCCAGATGGCCTTTGGCACCCTGGTCCAGGTCTTCCACTGCTTCTGTGATCACTTGGCAGTGGTGCAGGCTTCCTGCTCAGACCCCACCTTCCAGACATTCCTGGGTTTCTGCTGTGCCATGGCTGTCTCCTTCATGCCCCTATTCCTGGTTGTTCTATCCTATTCTCACATCCTTGTCTCCATCCTGAAGATCAGCTCCAAGGAGGGCCAGGAAAAAGCCTTCTCCACCTGCACATCCCATCTCCTCGTTGTTGGCACCTACTATACATCCATTGCTGTGGCCTATGTGGCCTACAGGGCTGACCTTCCTGTTGACTTCCACATCATTGGGAATGTGGTATGTGCCATCCTCACACCTGTGGTGAACCCTCTCATCTATACCCTGAGGAACAAGGATGTCAAAGCAGCCATCACCAAATTCATCATTCCCTGGAAAAGAAGACTATGA